Proteins encoded together in one Bradyrhizobium sp. PSBB068 window:
- a CDS encoding NERD domain-containing protein: MTISETEIRRALEKLDSRWIAQELTAGSAEDNAKALLELAMRSGQLFFKYPNKREGARNLFFSELQKLFAKTLSAGLQQSLTDVVTTVRRVEEGYRNVLHILNKLPARSRPPTTQVSAALKLASHYLDFVERRARESIKKKKRLSVPDEPTGTLDDGTPFLIDSATTSLIENLGATLEMFAHENGWISRDGRIVFPELQEVSDEELSESVAVATLATSWIRWERVEQRRRYWGGEFVEIENGRAIEGMPGEARAYFEYVPSGEEHYDWIANERLKEQLQQIVAELMFETPALEQEKDISDQPKLLPDEFVSVREVSSAMYLSRVLGADVRTDRGKYAGLKIIEWLRGYSALNKLALECFERNVDPLERCLPAFDRMELQHRLEQAGLSSEAATAFIAQVTFCTRSEDLFDCPLLQMSGGSLLFVAPAAIHADPGMTTYSNLLSLEERFDGKGKRFEAEVQQFFQAMGLNAFSIDTSRDGEPYEIDVLVPWESHLFIFECKNRGLSNHHPIQSYYFRKERDAFIKQIKRQLNGLAMYPEMAIEAGGVDPRQMQIVPIILYEAPYAEGGAHDGIYIADWSSIGRFFKDRYLNSKTPHVLHRKKRLIHRSGLYSFWQGKEPAPNDLMRQLSDPVQVRIMQSRIKEIESVFVIDENRLGVSRELQRGPFILERVGKLLGFDAAGVKSEERKARRQVAALNKALEQKELRQQTRAFRERQKRAEK, translated from the coding sequence ATGACAATTAGCGAGACTGAAATACGTAGAGCTTTAGAAAAGCTAGATTCCCGGTGGATAGCACAGGAACTGACGGCGGGCTCTGCGGAAGACAACGCCAAAGCCTTACTTGAACTTGCAATGCGATCGGGACAGTTATTTTTTAAGTATCCCAATAAGCGGGAAGGCGCGCGGAACCTCTTTTTCTCGGAACTGCAAAAGCTTTTCGCCAAGACTCTTAGCGCGGGCCTGCAGCAGAGTCTGACGGATGTCGTCACGACAGTTAGAAGGGTAGAAGAAGGGTATCGTAATGTTCTTCACATACTAAACAAGCTACCCGCGCGCAGTCGACCTCCGACGACGCAAGTCTCGGCAGCGCTAAAGTTAGCTTCGCACTATCTCGACTTCGTCGAGCGGCGGGCGCGCGAGAGCATCAAGAAAAAGAAGAGATTGAGTGTTCCGGATGAGCCGACCGGTACGCTCGATGATGGAACGCCTTTCCTGATAGATTCTGCGACAACATCGTTGATTGAAAATCTAGGTGCGACGCTTGAAATGTTCGCGCACGAGAACGGATGGATATCAAGGGACGGAAGAATTGTCTTTCCGGAATTGCAGGAAGTTTCGGATGAAGAATTGAGCGAAAGCGTTGCCGTTGCGACATTGGCAACGAGTTGGATCAGATGGGAGAGAGTGGAACAACGTCGTCGATATTGGGGTGGAGAATTCGTAGAGATCGAGAACGGAAGAGCGATCGAGGGAATGCCTGGGGAGGCACGCGCGTACTTTGAGTACGTTCCTTCCGGCGAAGAACACTACGACTGGATCGCCAACGAGCGCCTCAAGGAACAGTTACAGCAGATCGTTGCAGAGTTGATGTTCGAAACGCCGGCACTGGAGCAAGAAAAAGACATTTCAGATCAACCTAAGCTACTTCCTGACGAATTCGTCAGTGTCCGTGAAGTTAGCTCTGCGATGTATCTATCGAGGGTACTGGGCGCGGACGTTAGGACCGACCGAGGAAAATATGCGGGATTGAAGATCATCGAGTGGCTCCGCGGGTATAGCGCTCTCAACAAATTGGCGTTGGAGTGCTTTGAACGGAACGTCGATCCCTTGGAAAGATGCTTGCCAGCGTTCGATCGAATGGAACTTCAACATAGGCTAGAGCAAGCTGGCCTCTCGTCAGAGGCGGCTACGGCGTTCATCGCACAGGTTACCTTCTGCACCCGAAGTGAAGATCTGTTTGATTGCCCGCTGTTACAGATGTCTGGCGGCTCACTTTTGTTTGTTGCGCCAGCAGCAATTCACGCCGATCCCGGTATGACGACCTATTCTAACTTACTGTCGTTGGAAGAGCGGTTCGATGGCAAAGGAAAGAGGTTTGAGGCCGAAGTCCAGCAGTTCTTCCAGGCAATGGGTCTTAATGCCTTTAGCATTGATACGAGCCGTGATGGAGAGCCCTACGAGATCGACGTTCTTGTACCGTGGGAGAGCCATCTCTTTATTTTCGAATGCAAGAATCGCGGCTTGTCAAATCATCACCCAATCCAGTCCTATTACTTCCGAAAAGAGCGTGACGCCTTCATTAAACAAATCAAACGGCAGCTGAATGGATTAGCCATGTACCCTGAGATGGCGATTGAGGCTGGAGGAGTAGACCCGCGTCAAATGCAGATTGTACCCATTATCTTGTACGAAGCTCCTTATGCTGAAGGCGGTGCGCATGACGGGATTTATATTGCAGATTGGTCAAGCATTGGCCGTTTTTTCAAAGATCGGTACTTGAATTCAAAGACCCCGCACGTTCTGCATCGAAAGAAGCGTCTCATACATCGGTCGGGCTTATATTCTTTCTGGCAAGGTAAGGAGCCGGCACCAAACGATTTGATGCGTCAACTCTCTGATCCAGTGCAGGTTCGGATAATGCAGAGTCGGATAAAGGAGATTGAAAGCGTTTTTGTAATTGACGAGAATCGGCTCGGAGTCAGTCGGGAGCTGCAGCGGGGACCTTTCATTTTGGAGAGAGTTGGCAAGCTTCTCGGATTTGATGCCGCGGGGGTCAAGTCCGAGGAAAGAAAGGCAAGAAGGCAAGTCGCCGCTCTTAACAAGGCTCTCGAGCAGAAGGAATTAAGGCAGCAAACAAGAGCCTTTCGGGAAAGGCAGAAGCGAGCAGAGAAATGA
- a CDS encoding porin family protein, whose amino-acid sequence MKQLCVAAAGLAALSVSSVSAADLAAHAPAPAPVVAPATSWSGFYLGAQGGGGWGTSNETYLGAPNDAAFIGTQSYNTSGGFVGGVVGYNFQTGPVVFGIEGDYHWAAVTGRSDVINVGPPSVLDTYYTELRSFGDIKGRLGYADGATLWFVSGGAAVGDILHRYNAGLAPPSASASDTRWGWTAGAGVEYMFAANWSAKLEYNYIDLGKVAPIQYTPALNDRSEWKDSFHTVKLGINYHFNAPSSPVVSAKY is encoded by the coding sequence ATGAAGCAGCTTTGCGTTGCCGCGGCCGGCCTTGCCGCGCTGAGCGTTTCGTCCGTATCGGCGGCTGACCTCGCCGCGCACGCCCCCGCACCGGCGCCGGTCGTCGCGCCTGCGACCAGCTGGAGCGGCTTCTATCTCGGCGCCCAGGGCGGCGGCGGCTGGGGCACCAGCAACGAGACTTACCTTGGCGCACCGAACGATGCGGCGTTCATCGGCACGCAGAGCTACAACACCAGCGGCGGCTTTGTCGGCGGCGTGGTCGGTTACAATTTTCAGACCGGCCCCGTCGTGTTCGGGATCGAGGGCGACTACCACTGGGCCGCCGTCACCGGCCGCTCCGACGTGATCAATGTCGGACCGCCCAGTGTGCTCGACACCTACTACACCGAGCTGCGCAGCTTCGGCGACATCAAGGGCCGGCTCGGCTACGCCGACGGCGCCACGTTGTGGTTCGTGAGCGGCGGCGCCGCGGTCGGCGACATCCTGCACCGCTACAATGCCGGGCTCGCGCCGCCCTCGGCCTCGGCCAGCGACACGCGCTGGGGCTGGACCGCCGGCGCCGGCGTCGAATACATGTTCGCTGCCAATTGGTCGGCCAAGCTCGAATACAACTACATCGATCTCGGCAAGGTCGCGCCGATCCAGTACACGCCGGCACTGAACGATCGCTCGGAGTGGAAGGACAGTTTCCACACCGTCAAGCTCGGCATCAATTACCACTTCAACGCACCGAGCAGTCCGGTGGTGTCAGCGAAGTACTGA
- a CDS encoding porin family protein: MRNVLLASAGMFALSAIAPAMAADMAARAPYVKAPPPVAFTNWTGFYIGGFGGYASENSGNPKMEGGFGGGTIGYNWQAGNIVYGLEADGAWADVNASATALGITATSKIDALGTARGRIGFAVDKVLFYGTGGYAWVDNKLSLSAGGVSVSQSNFHSGWTVGAGIEAFIAPQWSIKGEYLYRSLGGETYFGVRSADINLHTVQFGVNYHFGGPIVAKY, from the coding sequence ATCAGGAATGTTCTGCTGGCCTCGGCCGGCATGTTTGCCCTCAGCGCAATTGCACCGGCGATGGCCGCCGACATGGCGGCTCGCGCGCCCTACGTGAAGGCTCCGCCGCCGGTCGCGTTCACCAACTGGACCGGCTTCTACATCGGCGGCTTCGGTGGCTACGCCAGCGAGAATTCGGGCAACCCGAAGATGGAAGGCGGCTTCGGCGGCGGCACCATCGGCTACAACTGGCAGGCCGGCAACATCGTGTACGGCCTCGAGGCCGACGGCGCATGGGCTGACGTCAACGCCTCCGCCACTGCGCTCGGCATCACGGCGACGAGCAAGATCGACGCGCTCGGCACCGCGCGCGGCCGCATCGGCTTCGCGGTCGACAAGGTGCTGTTCTACGGCACCGGCGGCTACGCCTGGGTCGACAACAAGCTCTCCCTCAGCGCGGGCGGCGTCAGCGTCTCGCAGAGCAACTTCCACTCGGGCTGGACCGTCGGTGCCGGCATCGAGGCGTTCATCGCGCCGCAGTGGTCGATCAAGGGCGAATACCTGTATCGCAGCCTGGGCGGTGAGACCTACTTCGGCGTGCGGTCGGCCGACATCAACCTGCACACCGTCCAGTTCGGCGTGAACTATCACTTCGGCGGCCCGATCGTCGCGAAGTACTAA
- the uvrA gene encoding excinuclease ABC subunit UvrA, which translates to MDEVLKAKRQNNAGSSSRAITIRGAREHNLKNIDVEIPRDKLVVFTGLSGSGKSSLAFDTIYAEGQRRYVESLSAYARQFLEMMQKPDVDQIDGLSPAISIEQKTTSKNPRSTVGTVTEIYDYMRLLWARVGVPYSPATGLPIESQIVSQMVDRVLALPEGTRLYLLAPVVRGRKGEYKKELAEYLKKGFQRVKIDGTFHELSEAPSLDKKFPHDIDVVVDRIVVRPDLAQRLAESFETALKLADGLAVIEYADTPAAAAGEKEDKKKTAKIHDKSGPERILFSEKFACPVSGFTIPEIEPRLFSFNNPYGACPACGGLGVEQHIDEDLVIPDKELTLRKGAIAPWAKSSSPYYIQTLTALGKHYKFTLDTKWKDLPKKVQAALLHGSGDDEIKFSYEDGVRSYDTKKPFEGVVTNINRRYRETESEWAREELGKYFSDVPCEGCHGYRLKPEALCVKIGGKHIGEISELSVKRAGEWFETVPEALNAQQNEIAARILKEIRERLTFLLDVGLNYLTLSRSSGTLSGGESQRIRLASQIGSGLTGVLYVLDEPSIGLHQRDNARLLDTLKRLRDLGNTVVVVEHDEDAIRLADYVLDIGPGAGMHGGNIVAEGTPDQIMRNPKSLTGKYLTGELSVPVPDRRPPNHRRTIKVINARGNNLKNVSAEIPLGLFTCVTGVSGGGKSTLLIDTLYKSIARKLNNASEGAAPHDRIEGLEHIDKIIDIDQSPIGRTPRSNPATYTGAFTPIREWFAGLPEAKARGYEPGRFSFNVKGGRCEACQGDGVIKIEMHFLPDVYVTCDTCKGKRYNRETLEVLFKGKSIADVLDMTVEEAAEFFKAVPRVRETFQTLHRVGLDYIHVGQQATTLSGGEAQRVKLAKELSKRATGRTLYILDEPTTGLHFHDVAKLLEVLHELVAQGNTVVVIEHNLEVIKTADWVIDLGPEGGDGGGEIVAWGPPEDIVKAPRSYTGKFLAPVLKKANSKPRKSSASEAAE; encoded by the coding sequence ATGGATGAAGTGCTCAAGGCGAAGCGCCAAAACAACGCCGGCTCCTCATCGCGCGCCATCACGATCCGCGGCGCGCGCGAACACAATCTGAAGAACATCGACGTCGAGATTCCGCGCGACAAGCTCGTGGTGTTCACCGGCCTGTCCGGCTCCGGCAAGTCGTCGCTCGCGTTCGACACCATCTATGCCGAGGGCCAGCGCCGCTACGTCGAGTCGCTGTCGGCCTATGCGCGGCAATTTCTGGAGATGATGCAGAAGCCTGATGTCGACCAGATCGACGGCCTGTCGCCGGCGATCTCGATCGAGCAGAAGACGACCTCGAAGAACCCGCGCTCCACCGTCGGCACCGTCACCGAGATCTACGACTACATGCGCTTGTTGTGGGCGCGGGTCGGCGTGCCCTATTCGCCGGCGACGGGATTGCCGATCGAGAGCCAGATCGTCTCGCAGATGGTCGACCGCGTGCTGGCGCTGCCCGAAGGCACCCGCCTCTATCTGCTGGCGCCGGTCGTGCGCGGCCGCAAGGGCGAGTACAAGAAGGAGCTCGCCGAATACCTCAAGAAGGGCTTTCAGCGCGTCAAGATCGACGGCACCTTCCATGAGCTGTCGGAGGCCCCTAGCCTCGACAAGAAATTCCCGCACGACATCGACGTGGTGGTCGACCGCATCGTGGTGCGCCCCGACCTGGCCCAGCGCCTCGCTGAAAGTTTCGAGACCGCGCTGAAGCTCGCCGATGGCCTCGCGGTGATCGAATACGCCGACACGCCGGCGGCGGCTGCCGGCGAGAAGGAAGACAAGAAGAAGACCGCAAAAATCCACGACAAGAGCGGCCCCGAGCGCATCCTGTTCTCCGAAAAGTTCGCCTGCCCGGTGTCCGGCTTCACGATCCCCGAGATCGAGCCGCGCCTGTTCTCGTTCAACAATCCCTACGGCGCCTGTCCGGCCTGCGGCGGCCTCGGCGTCGAGCAGCATATCGACGAGGACCTGGTCATCCCGGACAAGGAGCTGACCCTGCGCAAGGGCGCGATCGCGCCATGGGCAAAATCGTCCTCGCCCTATTACATCCAGACCCTGACCGCGCTCGGCAAGCACTACAAGTTCACGCTCGACACCAAGTGGAAGGATCTGCCGAAGAAGGTGCAGGCCGCGCTGCTGCACGGCTCCGGCGACGACGAGATCAAGTTCTCCTATGAGGACGGCGTGCGCTCCTACGACACCAAGAAACCGTTCGAGGGCGTCGTCACCAACATCAACCGCCGCTACCGCGAGACCGAGAGCGAGTGGGCGCGCGAGGAGCTCGGCAAGTATTTCTCCGACGTGCCCTGCGAAGGCTGCCACGGCTATCGCCTGAAGCCGGAGGCGCTGTGCGTCAAGATCGGCGGCAAGCATATCGGCGAGATCTCCGAGCTCTCGGTCAAGCGCGCCGGCGAATGGTTCGAGACGGTGCCGGAGGCGCTGAACGCGCAGCAGAACGAGATCGCGGCGCGCATCCTCAAGGAGATCCGCGAGCGCCTGACCTTCCTGCTCGACGTCGGCCTGAACTACCTGACGCTGTCGCGCTCCTCCGGTACGCTGTCCGGCGGCGAGAGCCAGCGCATCCGCCTCGCCTCGCAGATCGGCTCGGGACTGACCGGCGTGCTCTACGTGCTGGACGAGCCGTCGATCGGCCTGCACCAGCGCGACAATGCCCGGCTGCTCGATACCCTGAAGCGGCTGCGCGACCTCGGCAACACCGTGGTCGTGGTCGAGCATGACGAGGACGCCATTCGCTTGGCGGATTACGTGCTCGATATCGGCCCCGGCGCCGGCATGCATGGCGGCAACATCGTCGCGGAAGGCACGCCCGACCAGATCATGCGCAACCCGAAATCGCTGACCGGCAAGTACCTCACCGGTGAGCTTTCGGTGCCGGTGCCCGACCGGCGGCCGCCGAACCATCGCCGCACCATCAAGGTGATCAACGCCCGCGGCAACAATCTGAAGAACGTCTCGGCCGAGATTCCGCTCGGCCTGTTCACCTGCGTCACCGGCGTCTCCGGCGGCGGCAAGTCGACCTTGCTGATCGACACGCTCTACAAGTCGATCGCGCGCAAGCTGAACAATGCCAGCGAGGGCGCCGCGCCGCACGACCGCATCGAGGGCCTCGAGCACATCGACAAGATCATCGACATCGACCAGTCGCCGATCGGCCGCACCCCGCGCTCCAACCCCGCGACCTATACCGGCGCCTTCACGCCGATCCGCGAATGGTTCGCCGGCCTGCCGGAAGCGAAGGCGCGCGGCTACGAGCCCGGGCGCTTCTCGTTCAACGTCAAGGGCGGCCGCTGCGAGGCCTGCCAGGGCGACGGCGTCATCAAGATCGAGATGCACTTCCTGCCCGACGTCTACGTCACCTGCGACACCTGCAAGGGCAAGCGCTACAACCGCGAAACGCTGGAAGTGCTGTTCAAGGGCAAGAGCATCGCCGACGTGCTCGACATGACCGTCGAGGAAGCCGCCGAGTTCTTCAAGGCGGTGCCGCGCGTGCGCGAGACCTTCCAGACCCTGCACCGCGTCGGTCTCGACTACATCCATGTCGGCCAGCAAGCCACGACGCTGTCCGGTGGCGAAGCCCAGCGCGTCAAGCTAGCCAAGGAATTGTCGAAGCGCGCCACCGGCCGCACGCTCTACATCCTGGACGAGCCGACCACCGGCCTGCACTTCCACGACGTCGCAAAGCTGCTCGAGGTGCTGCACGAGCTGGTCGCCCAGGGCAACACGGTTGTCGTGATCGAGCACAATCTCGAAGTCATCAAGACCGCCGACTGGGTGATCGACCTCGGCCCCGAAGGCGGCGACGGCGGCGGCGAGATCGTCGCCTGGGGCCCGCCGGAGGACATCGTCAAGGCGCCGAGGAGCTACACCGGCAAGTTCCTGGCGCCGGTGCTAAAGAAGGCGAACAGCAAGCCGCGGAAGAGTTCAGCGAGCGAGGCGGCGGAGTAG